The genomic DNA CTTATAGCCGATAGCTTGCATACTTTGAGATGATTCATAGCCTTGCTCAATAAGCATCTTCACTTCACTAAATAATCCGTGGCTCAACATAATATCCACACGTTTATTTATTCTTGCATATAATGTTTTGCGCGACATTTCAATCCCTATTAATAATGTATCATAATTTTCTGTAAATTGTTGCACTTTCTTGCGAGAACTTATAAGTTTTTTTGTTTTTAAGTAATATTCAATCGCTCTAAGGACTCTTTTTCGATTATTTGGATGAATATCATGAGCAGACGGTTTATCAAAACTTGCTAAATACTGATGCAATTCTTGATTCGTCATCTTTGATAACTCAGCTAATTTAATTCGCGTTTCTTCTTCAGTCTTTTTAGACACCGCTTCATCATCGAAAGGATAATCATATATAAGCGATTGGATATAGAGACCTGTTCCTCCAGCTATAATTGGAACTTTTCCTCTAGACGTTATATCTTCAATTAACACTTCAGCTCTTTTTTTAAAATCATAAGCCGAAAAGCTTTCATCAGGGTTTAATATATCTATCATATAATGCGGAACGCCATCCATTTCATCGTCTGTTACTTTAGCAGTGCCTATGTCCATTTGTTTATATACCTGCATAGAATCTCCACTAATAATTTCACCATTTATACGTTTAGCGAGTTCAATACTTAATTCTGTTTTTCCTGAAGCAGTTGGTCCTACTATAACCACTAGAAATGGTTTATTACTGTCTTTCAAAATTTATACCTCGCTTTGGTTGTTTTTTATAACTTGTTTTTGAATCCAATCAAACATATGATTCCAAATCATCTGTTGATCATCTTCAAATAATATTTCGTGTCTTCTATGAGCATATAATTGAACTGTTATATGTTTTATACCTGCACCTTTTAATTTACGTCCTAATTTTCTAATTCCACTTCCATAATCGCCGAAAGGATCTTCTTTACCTGAGATGAATAAGACTGGTAATAATGGGTTCATTTTTTTCAATTGGTTATAATTAGCTGTCTTAATCATATATTTCACTGTTTGATAGATAAGTTGATTTGAAACTAAAAAACCAGTATATTCATCTTTAACGAATTTATCTACTTCATCACGCTTCGATGACAACCAATCGCTATTTGTCTCTGGCTTATCTATTTTTTTGTTAAATGATTTATAAACTAAATTGTTCACCCAATTTAATCTTTTTTGCTTTCCTGTAAAAAGCGTAATAAGTTTTAATCCTAAAACTGCAGGTATGCCTTTCCATTTTGGATATTGTCCTGTTCCAGTTAAGATAAGTCCTTGTGCCATGTCGGGATACTTTTCAACAAAAAGACGTGCAATAATTGAACCCATAGAATGTCCTAATACAATATATGGTACGTTTTTATCATTGTCATAAAGTGTTTGTGCTATTTCATATGCATCTTGTGCAATCGTCTTCATATCATCATAATGACCACGTTCATCTTCATTGATATCTTTCCCATGGCCTCTATGATTATGTCTAATTACATCATATCCTTGTTGTGTCAAAGATTGTACGAGTGCTTCATATCGATCCATATGCTCAGCCATTCCGTGAAAAATATGAATGACACCAAATGTAGCGATTTTAGCTTTATCTACTTTAACTTCTAGCATCGTGCCATCTTCAACGGTAATTTTATAAGAATTTTGACCCACGCATATGCCTCCCAACGAAAAATTATTACACAAACAATTTTTCAAAGTGTATTATTCTTTTTAATATACCTGTACTTACTTATGTTATCAAATTGAAAGCCTCTTTTTAATAGTGCTGAATCATTTTCATATGAAAAACTACTAGCCAGTTACTTATATATAATACCTTAAAAGATTACCAAAATAACTTTTTATAGTATTTACATATAAATATAACTAGCTAGTAGTGTTTACAAATTTATAAGAAGTTTAATTAGTTATTATTTTAAAACTGCTAATTGTTCATTACCATTAGTAGCTTCTTCAATTGCTAAATTAACTTCTTTCGTATATTCATTTTTTTGACTTTGAGTATAGTTTAGTAATTTTGATAATTCTTCAATGACTGCATCTTTATATTGTTTTACTTCATTAATATTGAAATAAAGTTTACCTGTTCGACGTACTAAGAAATCAGTAGGTTTATATACCATTTCATTTTGAACGCTATATACTAATTGTACATATAATTCTAAAGGTAAGTTTAAGTCTTTATCTTGAGCAATTTGAGCAATATTAAATAATTTATCAACGTTAGAACCATATTTAGTGGCTAAACGACGTGCAACGCCTTCTTTAAGGCCAATTGCTTTGCCTTCTTCAACTTTACGTTCTACAAAGTTTTCGAAATTACTACTACCGCCTACATCTCCACCAGAGATAGGTGTGTTTTTCGTAGCACATTCTGCAAAAGTTAATTTATATTCTTGTTTTAAACGTTTTGCTAATAAATCAACGATTTCTAAAGCCATGTGACGGTAACCAGTTAATTTACCTCCAGCAATCGTTAATAGACCTGATTTACCTTCCCAAATTTCGTCTTTACGTGAAATTTCTGATGGGTCTTTTCCATCTTCTAAAATTAATGGTCTAACGCCAGCCCATGTAGATTCAATATCTTCGTCTTTAACATTTACATCAGGGAACATGTAGTTAATTGCGTCAATTAAATAATCTCTATCTTCTTGAGTTGTTAAAGGTTTCGCTTTGTCGTTATCATAGAATGTATCTGTTGTACCCACATATGCTTTACCTTCACGTGGAATAGCAAAAATCATACGACCATCTTTTTCAGTATCGAAATAAACTGCTTGGCCTAAAGGGAATTTAGATTGATCAATTACAACGTGTACACCTTTAGTTAAACGTAACTGTTTATTGTTACGTGTATAATCTTTTTTACGTACTTCATCAACCCATGGTCCTGCCGCATTAATTACTTTTTTCGCTTTAATTTGGTATAATTCGCCAGTTAATAAATCTTGAACTTCAATACCTCTGACTTTAGATTTAGAATCATAGATAAAATCAGTTGATTTAGTGTGATTAAGAATTTCTGCACCATTCTCTTCAGCACGTTTCATTACCTCAATCGTTAAACGTGCATCGTCAGTACGGTATTCAACATAATAACCGCCACCTTTAAGACCAGCTTTTTTAACTAAAGGTTCTTTTTCTAATGTTTGTTTTTTAGTTAACATTTTTTTACGTTCATATCTTTTAACACCAGCTAAGCGGTCATATGCTGTTAAACCTAAATTAGTTGTGAATTTACCAAATGTACCACCTTTGTGCATAGGTAATAACATCCATTCAGGTGTTGTAACATGTGGTCCATTTTCATAAACTATTGCACGTTCTTTACCAGTTTCAGCGACGACTTTAATTTGTGCTTGTTTTAAGTAACGTAAGCCACCGTGTACAAGTTTTGTTGAGCGTGAACTTGTACCTTGCGCGAAGTCTTGCATTTCAACTAAAGCTACTTTCATACCACGTTGTGACGCATCTAATGCAATACCTGCACCTGTAATACCGCCACCAATAATAACTACGTCGTATTCATCATTTTGCAAGTTTTTTTTAATTACTTCTCTATTTAAAGTAGATAAAGCCATAAATATACCCCTCCAACATTTTATTTTGAAAAATAAAGAGACCTATCCACACAGAATGCTACTGTATGAAGACAGGTCTCTCAAATCTCGATTAATTTATTAACTTAATTATATGGTAACACACTTCTATAAACTAAGCCATTAATAGTAATTAATCTTCTAATTTAAAGACCTGAGTTGCTTCTACTGCTTTCTTCCAACCTTTATATAACTTAGTTCTGTCTTCTTCAGACATTTGTGGTTTAAATTCTGTTTCTAATTTCCATCTATTAGCGATTTCGTCTTTACTATCCCAGAAACCAACTGCTAGTCCTGCTAAATATGCAGCACCTAAAGCTGTCGTTTCTTGAATTTCTGGTCGTTCTACAGGTGTATTAACAATATCAGCTTGGAATTGCATGATAAAGTTATTTTTTACTGCGCCACCATCTACACGTAATGTTTTAACATCAATATCAGAGTCTTTTGACATTGCTTCCATTACGTCGCGCGTTTGGTAACATAATGATTCTAGTGTTGCACGAATGAAGTGTTCTTTTTCAGTACCACGAGTTAAACCAAAAATTGCACCTCTCGCTTCTGAATCCCAATATGGTGTACCTAAACCTACGAATGCTGGAACGAAATACACATTTTCAGTTGATTCAACACGTGTTGCATAATTTTCAGTTTGTGGTGCAGAATTGATGATTCTTAAACCATCACGTAACCATTGAATAGCGGATCCTGATACAAAGATAGAACCTTCAAGTGCATAATTGACTTTTCCGTCTAATCCATAAGCAATTGTTGTTAA from Staphylococcus taiwanensis includes the following:
- the miaA gene encoding tRNA (adenosine(37)-N6)-dimethylallyltransferase MiaA encodes the protein MKDSNKPFLVVIVGPTASGKTELSIELAKRINGEIISGDSMQVYKQMDIGTAKVTDDEMDGVPHYMIDILNPDESFSAYDFKKRAEVLIEDITSRGKVPIIAGGTGLYIQSLIYDYPFDDEAVSKKTEEETRIKLAELSKMTNQELHQYLASFDKPSAHDIHPNNRKRVLRAIEYYLKTKKLISSRKKVQQFTENYDTLLIGIEMSRKTLYARINKRVDIMLSHGLFSEVKMLIEQGYESSQSMQAIGYKELVPVVKGNLALDDAVETLKQHSRQYAKRQLTWFKNKLNVQWFDREKMTLQMMLDEITTQINKRSSKHDCKPQHPRSSTREL
- a CDS encoding lysophospholipase; this translates as MGQNSYKITVEDGTMLEVKVDKAKIATFGVIHIFHGMAEHMDRYEALVQSLTQQGYDVIRHNHRGHGKDINEDERGHYDDMKTIAQDAYEIAQTLYDNDKNVPYIVLGHSMGSIIARLFVEKYPDMAQGLILTGTGQYPKWKGIPAVLGLKLITLFTGKQKRLNWVNNLVYKSFNKKIDKPETNSDWLSSKRDEVDKFVKDEYTGFLVSNQLIYQTVKYMIKTANYNQLKKMNPLLPVLFISGKEDPFGDYGSGIRKLGRKLKGAGIKHITVQLYAHRRHEILFEDDQQMIWNHMFDWIQKQVIKNNQSEV
- a CDS encoding glycerol-3-phosphate dehydrogenase/oxidase; amino-acid sequence: MALSTLNREVIKKNLQNDEYDVVIIGGGITGAGIALDASQRGMKVALVEMQDFAQGTSSRSTKLVHGGLRYLKQAQIKVVAETGKERAIVYENGPHVTTPEWMLLPMHKGGTFGKFTTNLGLTAYDRLAGVKRYERKKMLTKKQTLEKEPLVKKAGLKGGGYYVEYRTDDARLTIEVMKRAEENGAEILNHTKSTDFIYDSKSKVRGIEVQDLLTGELYQIKAKKVINAAGPWVDEVRKKDYTRNNKQLRLTKGVHVVIDQSKFPLGQAVYFDTEKDGRMIFAIPREGKAYVGTTDTFYDNDKAKPLTTQEDRDYLIDAINYMFPDVNVKDEDIESTWAGVRPLILEDGKDPSEISRKDEIWEGKSGLLTIAGGKLTGYRHMALEIVDLLAKRLKQEYKLTFAECATKNTPISGGDVGGSSNFENFVERKVEEGKAIGLKEGVARRLATKYGSNVDKLFNIAQIAQDKDLNLPLELYVQLVYSVQNEMVYKPTDFLVRRTGKLYFNINEVKQYKDAVIEELSKLLNYTQSQKNEYTKEVNLAIEEATNGNEQLAVLK